One Puntigrus tetrazona isolate hp1 chromosome 25, ASM1883169v1, whole genome shotgun sequence genomic window, TCCGGTTCACTCTTAGCCAGTCGGAAGGGCGAAGCAAGTTGTTTTTTAGCCATACAGCCGTCTTCGGACATGTCTCATGTATTGAGGACACTTGTCTCTGGAGTGTTCAGCGTGCAGAGATCTGTGAGTGTCCTGCGTCCCGTGAGCGTAGGGAAGATCCGAGGACAACAGCGCAGCCGCAGCGACGCAGTGAAGGACAGCCAGAGCCAGCCGTTTGATGAGTCTCTGCTTGAGTTTCTTGTGTGTCCGCTGTCCAAAAAACCCCTGAGGTATGACTTTTCATCatgcataatattattatcTTATGCTGAGACGTACAGCACTGCAGTGATGACAGCTGATCAtttctattactttttttttacttggtaTAGCTGctgacaaacttttttttattactttttaacgAATAAAAACGttaacaattaaatgtttttgttttattaatttgcattaaaattacatttaaaagctaCTTTCAAAAAGAGGTGAAAAGTTTGCATATTgggaaacatgtttttttatataaagatttcattaatttagtgtGCTATTTATAGTAActgatattaatattgttttatttatagtagtttaatttttagtaattaatattgtattttattgtatttttattgttttttttttttttacatttttgtaagggGTGTTCAGATTATGATTATcaataatactaatacattttcttgTATTAATACaagaaatacaattaatacgatttcagttttcatttgcttctgttttttttgttttgttttttttttcaaggtacGACGAAAGGAGCAACGAATTAATAAACGAAGAGCTTGGTATCGCATATCCAATCATTGATGGTATTCCTAACATGATCCCACAAGATGCAAGAATGATCCATAAGAGCGGAGCGACTGAAAAACCCACTGAATCTTGAGTTTCTAAAGCACATTAGTCATTATTTGTTAGTCTGCAGCAATGTTTTTCTCCCTGTCTACAGTGACTGTTCTCGTGCCACTGATATCCTTGTCTGGACTGTTTTACGCAGCAACCGTGGATGAAAATTTCCCTCAAGGCTGCACGAGCGCGAGCAGCGTGTGTTTCTACAGCCTGCTGCTGCCAGTAACGATTCCGGTTTATGTTTTCTTTCACCTCTGGAAGTGGATGGGAATCAAGCTGTTTAGACacaattaaaactgtaaaaacgtgagattattttaattgtagtatTTTTCTTCAAAGCTCGCTGAACCAACAGTTGAACGTTCATGTTTAAGAACACTGAATTAACGTTGAAGCAAACAATGTAAAACACAGAATAAAGCTTCAGGTAACAAAGCAATGTGCACAGaactcgcttttttttttcatcataaatTTGTAACATCTTAGCGTAGTCTGATTTTACTTCTTCGTTCTTTTCTCAACACTTTCCTTGAGCTTCATCAGAGGGCACACGGGCTTCGGCGAATCTTCCCCTTTcatcttaaaaaagaaagactCGTTCAAGCGGGTCTGGATGACCTTCAGCTGGAGCAGATCGCCTTTGGCTTTGGGCACCGTATCGCTGTCTTCACTCGACGTGTCTGATATCTTCAGCATGGGCCATTTCGGGCGGTGCGTTTGTCTTGTTCTGTTTGGCAGGCTCAGGTCTACCGGTTCTTCCGGGCTTTCGGACGtgttctgctgctgctgaaacCTGAGAGAGGTGGAGAGTCCCGGGAAGGTGAAGAAGTTTTCGGTTTGAGTGGTTACATCAGCGGTTAAACGACACGAGCGGTTCTCTGGGGCCTTCGCGCTAGTGGCCTCGCTGCAGCTTGAGCTGCTGGAGATCTCCACGTATGGATCCAAGAATGATTTCTGTGTAATAAACAGGTCTTGGCTGTTAACTTCTTCAGCCGCGATGGGTTCCGAGCCGCTTTCGCCAATCATCTGCTTCTTTCCAAATTCTTCCTTTGTCTTTGCGGCTTGGCTTTGCTCGGGTGGCAGTTTGAAAATGACTCTCTTTTTACGTTTCACGCTTCTGTTACACTCCTTGGTGGAATGTGGCGTCTCCTGATCAGGGGAGAGGCAGATGAATGGCTGAGATTGGGGCATTTCTTCAGGTAGTCTGAGCTGTTTCTTTAATTCAGGTCGCTGAGAGTACTCCTTGGCCTTGATTTTcttctttgacttttttcttttcttggtCTCTTGCATTTGTGTACACATTGCCTTGTGGCAGCTGTCATGCAACAAGAAGTCGGGCACGTGCTTTTTGCTCTTatccttctttctctttttcaatgtcttatttttgtgtttcttggATGCTTTAAGTGCATGTTCAACATTGGGAATGTTCTTCATTGTCGGGAGAGAAGCCATTtccttcacaaaataaaaaagtatgaacAAAGCACATTGGTTATGTTATCAATTCttcttatcaatgttaaaaacagttgtgttgcttaatattttactgGAAATACTCATAATTTTTTGTAGGTTTGGTAAAACGTTATactaaagaacagcatttaaaaaaaaataaataaatcatatgtatacattatacactttttttttcttttctttttttacacatttttacttttaaatagatttgtcaaatatgttttgggtttttttttttttttacatacccCATACTTTTGAATGGTATCAACGTTTACACAAAATCATGaagcagcataactgtttttaaacagtacTTGAAAGTTAAACAGTACTCAACATTTGAAAAGggtcaaaaatattaatcaacatCTAAGACAACGCTTTTatgttttaggacaa contains:
- the LOC122331262 gene encoding protein preY, mitochondrial-like → MSHVLRTLVSGVFSVQRSVSVLRPVSVGKIRGQQRSRSDAVKDSQSQPFDESLLEFLVCPLSKKPLRYDERSNELINEELGIAYPIIDGIPNMIPQDARMIHKSGATEKPTES
- the LOC122331263 gene encoding phosphatidylinositol N-acetylglucosaminyltransferase subunit Y, producing the protein MFFSLSTVTVLVPLISLSGLFYAATVDENFPQGCTSASSVCFYSLLLPVTIPVYVFFHLWKWMGIKLFRHN
- the si:ch211-176l24.4 gene encoding uncharacterized protein si:ch211-176l24.4; this encodes MASLPTMKNIPNVEHALKASKKHKNKTLKKRKKDKSKKHVPDFLLHDSCHKAMCTQMQETKKRKKSKKKIKAKEYSQRPELKKQLRLPEEMPQSQPFICLSPDQETPHSTKECNRSVKRKKRVIFKLPPEQSQAAKTKEEFGKKQMIGESGSEPIAAEEVNSQDLFITQKSFLDPYVEISSSSSCSEATSAKAPENRSCRLTADVTTQTENFFTFPGLSTSLRFQQQQNTSESPEEPVDLSLPNRTRQTHRPKWPMLKISDTSSEDSDTVPKAKGDLLQLKVIQTRLNESFFFKMKGEDSPKPVCPLMKLKESVEKRTKK